The following coding sequences lie in one Silene latifolia isolate original U9 population chromosome 5, ASM4854445v1, whole genome shotgun sequence genomic window:
- the LOC141657171 gene encoding bifunctional aspartokinase/homoserine dehydrogenase 2, chloroplastic-like produces the protein MVVSSHATFNGFSNTLSSPFTNNPRMLLRPSLSSLTFFQPSRKNLAPRQGTQRECPIHINVPVKAKATAVESSVEKVELPKGDMWSVHKFGGTCVGTSDRIKNVAEIVVNDNSERKLVVVSAMSKVTDMMYDLIHKAQSRDESFVSALDAVLEKHTLTAKDMLEGDDLLCFLSKLHDDISNLKAMLRAIFIAGHATESFVDFVVGHGELWSAQMLSLVIKKKGLECSWMDTREVLIVNPSGANQVDPDYTYSEKKLDKWFAYNPSRIIVATGFIASTPQNIPTTLKRDGSDFSAAIMGALFRARQVTIWTDVDGVYSADPRKVSEAVILPTLSYQEAWEMSYFGANVLHPRTIIPVMQFDIPIVIRNVFNLAAPGTKICRASPDENGEPLQSPVKGFATIDNVALINVEGTGMAGVPGTANAIFGAVKEVGANVIMISQASSEHSVCFAVPEKEKDAVAAALRARFRQALDAGRLSQVAIVPDCSILATVGQKMASTPGVSATLFNALAKANINIRAIAQGCSEYNVTVVIKKDDCIKALRAVHSRFYLSRTTLAVGIIGPGLIGATLLDQLRDQAAELKEKFNIDLRVLGITGTKKMVLSDLGMDLSKWGELQRTEGQEADLQKFVQHVHGNHFIPNTVLVDCTADSVIASRYYDWLSKGIHIITPNKKANSGPLDQYLKLRALQRQSYTHYFYEGTVGAGLPIISTLRGLLETGDKILSIEGIFSGTLSYIFNKFKGKINFSEVVEGAKQAGYTEPDPRDDLSGTDVARKVIILARECGLKLELSDIPPESLVPEPLRSTSSAEEFMQQLPQFDQDWAKKLQAAEEAGEVLRYVGVVDVSNQKGLVKLGSYKKDHPFAQLSGSDNIILFRTERYKEQPLIVRGPGAGAAVTAAGVFSDILRLASYLGAPS, from the exons ATGGTGGTTTCTTCACATGCAACCTTCAATGGCTTCTCCAACACATTGTCTTCTCCATTTACCAACAACCCTAGAATGTTACTTCGTCCTTCTCTTTCTTCTCTCACTTTCTTCCAACCCTCCAG AAAGAATTTGGCTCCTCGTCAAGGGACACAACGAGAATGTCCTATTCATATCAATGTCCCCGTCAAAGCCAAAG CAACTGCTGTAGAGAGCTCTGTGGAAAAGGTTGAGCTTCCTAAAGGTGACATGTGGTCTGTCCACAAATTtggagggacatgtgttggaacTTCTGATCGTATCAAGAATGTTGCTGAAATAGTAGTAAATGATAACTCTGAGAGGAAGTTGGTGGTTGTATCAGCCATGTCGAAGGTGACAGACATGATGTACGATTTAATCCACAAGGCACAGTCACGAGATGAATCCTTCGTGTCTGCCTTGGATGCGGTTTTGGAAAAGCACACGTTAACAGCAAAAGACATGTTGGAGGGAGATGATCTTCTATGTTTCTTGTCTAAGTTGCATGATGATATAAGTAATCTTAAAGCTATGCTTCGTGCAATATTCATAG CTGGTCATGCAACCGAATCATTCGTCGACTTTGTTGTTGGACATGGGGAGTTATGGTCTGCACAAATGCTGTCATTAGTCATCAAGAAG AAAGGTTTAGAATGTTCATGGATGGATACAAGGGAAGTCCTCATTGTAAATCCATCTGGTGCAAATCAGGTTGATCCAGATTATACGTACTCTGAAAAAAAACTTGACAAATGGTTTGCCTATAACCCATCGAGAATCATTGTAGCAACTGGCTTCATAGCTAGTACTCCCCAGAACATCCCAACTACATTGAAGAGGGACGGAAGTGACTTTTCTGCAGCTATAATGGGTGCCCTTTTTAGAGCCCGCCAAGTTACTATATGGACCGACGTTGATGGTGTCTATAGTGCGGATCCCAGAAAAG TGAGTGAAGCTGTGATACTTCCCACATTGTCTTATCAAGAGGCTTGGGAGATG TCATATTTCGGAGCAAACGTATTGCATCCTCGCACTATCATTCCTGTGATGCAGTTTGACATTCCAATTGTTATAAGAAATGTATTTAACCTTGCGGCTCCTGGAACAAAAATTTGCCGTGCTTCTCCTGATGAGAATGGCGAGCCTCTTCAATCTCCAGTCAAAGGCTTCGCAACCATAGATAATGTGGCCCTTATAAATGTTGAAGG AACTGGTATGGCTGGTGTTCCTGGTACCGCCAATGCTATTTTTGGTGCGGTGAAGGAAGTAGGGGCTAATGTGATCATGATTTCTCAG GCTAGTAGTGAGCATTCAGTGTGCTTCGCTGTACCAGAGAAGGAAAAAGATGCTGTGGCTGCAGCGCTGCGGGCTAGATTTCGTCAGGCTTTAGATGCTGGCCGCCTTTCTCAG GTTGCTATTGTTCCAGATTGCAGCATATTGGCAACAGTAGGACAGAAGATGGCTAGTACGCCAGGAGTTAGTGCCACTCTTTTTAATGCACTAGCAAAG GCCAATATCAATATACGTGCCATAGCACAAGGTTGTTCAGAATACAACGTTACTGTGGTCATCAAGAAAGATGATTGTATTAAAGCATTGCGGGCTGTTCATTCTAGATTTTATCTTTCAAGAACAACTCTAGCTGTGGGTATCATAGGACCAGGATTGATCGGAGCTACTTTACTTGATCAACTCCGTGATCAG GCAGCAGAGTTAAAGGAAAAATTTAACATTGACTTGCGGGTTCTGGGAATTACAGGCACGAAGAAAATGGTTCTCTCTGATTT AGGTATGGACTTGTCTAAATGGGGAGAACTCCAGAGAACGGAAGGACAAGAAGCTGACTTGCAGAAGTTCGTTCAACACGTCCATGGAAATCATTTCATCCCCAACACTGTGTTGGTAGATTGTACTGCCGACTCTGTTATAGCAAGCCGTTACTATGATTGGTTAAGCAAAGGCATTCATATAATTACACCCAACAAAAAGGCAAATTCCGGACCTCTTGATCAG TATTTGAAGTTGAGAGCTCTACAACGGCAATCCTATACGCACTACTTTTATGAAGGTACAGTTGGCGCGGGTCTTCCAATCATCAGCACTTTGAGAGGTCTTCTTGAAACTGGTGACAAAATTTTGAGTATCGAGGGCATTTTCAG TGGGACTTTGAGCTACATATTCAACAAATTTAAAGGTAAAATAAATTTCAGTGAGGTGGTAGAAGGGGCGAAACAAGCCGGCTATACAGAGCCTGATCCTAGAGATGATCTCTCTGGAACAGATGTAGCGAGAAAG GTTATAATTCTAGCTAGAGAATGTGGTTTGAAGCTCGAACTTTCGGATATCCCTCCAGAAAGTCTTGTACCGGAACCATTAAGA TCTACGTCATCGGCCGAGGAATTCATGCAGCAGCTTCCTCAGTTTGATCAAGACTGGGCCAAAAAGCTACAAGCCGCAGAGGAAGCAGGAGAG GTCCTGAGATATGTCGGAGTTGTGGATGTATCTAACCAAAAGGGGCTAGTGAAGCTTGGGAGCTACAAGAAAGATCACCCATTCGCGCAGTTGTCGGGATCAGATAACATCATACTGTTCAGGACAGAACGATACAAGGAGCAACCTCTTATAGTACGAGGACCTGGTGCTGGTGCTGCAGTTACTGCTGCTGGTGTATTTAGCGACATCTTACGTTTAGCCTCTTACCTTGGCGCTCCTTCATAA